The DNA window TTTTGGAATACGGATATATAATTCAGACAATCTTTTTTGCGAAATAACTAATAATTCGCAGGTTTCGATGGCCTTGATACTAATTAATGATTTTGAATTAGTCAGTCGGCTTTGGTTGACGGTGACCCAATCTTCTTCAAAAGAAAAGTCTATGGTAATTTCATCGCAGTTTGCTTTGCGTTGGAAATAAATTAGAATTCCAGAGTTCACAAATCCAATGTAGTCGCAAATAGTGCCTTCTTCAAGAAAAAGCTCATTTTTAGCCAGCTTGCGCAAAGTAAAAGATTCACATAAAACTAGGAATTCCTCATCAGTCAATGTGACTATTGAGCTAATACTTTTTTTTAGGATGTTAAATCTATACATGGCTTTTACTTCGAGTTGCGGTTTTGGTACATCTTAATCGCGAAAATGTGGTAACTTATATTCTAGAATAAAGCCTCAAAAAATTTCAACATTAAGTGGAATATTTAGTGATCATCAAAGGTAATTAATTTTTATTACCACTAGAGTTTCTATTAAGCACTGGTATCATTGTAAATTAACAGAAGAAGTTATTGGCGAGCCTGATCTGCATTGCTTGTTACAAATAAACAGTCTCGATTTCAATTATTTTACTTCAATTTTGTCAATCAGCAACTCGAAACTTTCTTGCTTATAATTAGCAATTAAAAAAGCTAGTTGTTCTATTTTAGCTCCATCATAATTGGGGATATTCAATTTGTTGCCGCGGAAAGAAGCGTACATTTCTGAAATTGGAATTTCAATAACTTCCCATTGTTTACTGGTCTGAAATTGGTAAACGTAGGAATAATAATCATTTCGATTTGATTTTACTCGGAATTGGTATTGCTTTCCATCGCCTTTTATTCGAATGCTGAAAATCTTTTTATTTCCAAGACTTTTAGCTACTAGATTATGCTGCACAGAGCAAAAACCGCCATTGTTCTCTAATGAAACGGCTCCGGTAAAACGACCGTGGCCGTCGGAGTCCATGCCAAATTGACTATTGGAACGCCCGCCCATTACTACGTCATTGACTATATTCCAGTCGTCCGAGTTACTTGTCTTGTTGAAATCTACTAAAACAATTGGGTCCATAGCGAAAAATAAAAATGCGAGCAATAAATTTACACCTAAATTCATAAATTCCTCTTTTACAAAATCTACAGCAATTTGTAGTTGGTTGAATTACAAATTTATATCAAATGTAAATAGTCCGCTTTTATATTAACTTTTGAGCTTAAAACATTAACGTTTGTTAAGTCTATAGTCAGTCCATTTTGTTATTGAAAATGAGTGTAGTAATAGAATTTTATCTAAAAATTACAACTATTTATTCTAAATTCTCCAGGCTTATTCTGATGTTTTGCCTTTTATAATGAATCTATTTGTAAATCCACATCAAAACAGGTTTGGTACTTACTTTTAATAAAGGATCGATTATTTTAAAGCTGTTATTAGAAATTGTTGGGCATCCCCAACCTTCGGGAGTTCCCTTCGGATAGATTTCTTCATCTGAAACAACTTCCCACGAATGGAATACAATAAAGCGTTTGAATGCATTACTATTTGTCGATTCCAGTCCGTGTAAAAAATATTTAATGTTTACTCCCCAGTCGCTATGAGCTCTTGCTCCAATCTTGTATTTACCAAGCGATGAACAATGGCTCCCATCAACATTACTGAATTTTGGAGTTTCTTTTGAAAAATCATAGTTCCACGGATTATCCCCACATCCGTGTCCTACCAAAAAACTGTTTGTTATTTTGTTTTTTTTGAAATCCCAAACGACAAACCTTTTGACACCTGAATGCAAACTCATATCAATCAAAATACAAAAGTCCTCATTGAACTTTTTAGTTTTACAAAAAGACAATGCTTCCTTTGCTTTTAATCTAGTATTCGCAACATTAATAGTTGGATTTTTAGCATCTGTATTTTTAACAGGTGGGTTGTTGCATCCTAAAAAAGATGTCGAAAAAATCACCAATATTGAGATTAGCTTCATTGGGTATTATAAATGATAGAAATTACTTATTCCAAATCCTCCAAGCTTTCTCCGCCTGAAAAACCAGCATATCCTGTCCGTTTTTGATTTGTGCTCCTTGTGCTTTGGCTTTTTTTAGGAATTGGGTTTCTGCAGGATTGTAAATCAAATCGTAAGCGATATGTTTGTCGGTGAAATATTCGTAGGGAATTAGTGGAAATGCATCTGTATTTGGACTAGTTCCCACAGGAGTCGAGTTGATGATGATTTGGTAATGTTCAAAAGTAGTCAGATTGATACGGTCATAATCGATAACAGCTTCTTTGGCTTCTCGAGAAACAAAAGTGTATAAAATTCCCAATTTTTCCAAGGCATACGCTACCCCTTTAGAGGCACCACCAGTTCCCAGAATCAAGGCTTTTTTATGATGAGGTTGCAATAAGGGTTCCAATGATTTCATAAAACCGTAATAGTCGGTGTTGTACCCTTTCAGTTTGCCTTTTTTGGTAAATTTGATGGTGTTTACGGCGCCAATTTCGGTGGCAATTTTAGACAATTTATCCAAATACGGTATCACGACTTCTTTGTACGGAATCGTCACGTTCATTCCTTTGAGGTCGGGCGTGTTTTTTATAATTTCGGGGAAAGCAGTGATTTCGGGAATATCAAAATTCTCATAAGTACAGCCTTCAAAGATACTGTCCTTACTGAATTTATCGGTAAAATAACCTTTCGAAAAAGAATAACTGATGTTGCGCCCCAGTAAACCAAAACGTTTGCGAATTGTATCTAGCATTGTTTTTGTTTTTAAAACACGAATTTCACCAATTTCCACTAACTAATTTGTGAGAATTTGTGAAATCTGTGTCAGTTTTTTTATTGTTGTAGCAAGAGATTCTGTAAATAGTTTTTAGCCACATAGTTATATTGAATGTATAATTCACAAAGTTTTTCATAGGTATTTCATTTGCTCATAGCTATGAATTCTATGATAAGCTAAGTGCCTTTTCTTTTAAAGAATAATAACTTTTCTATGTGGTTTAAACTTTTAACATTAATAAAGTCAGACTATTAAAAATTACTTTTTGTGTTTGGCAATGTAGTTTTGTACCATTTTTCGAGACCAAACTACTGGGAATAAGTCTTCTAAAATGATATAATTGTCAAAATTTAACCGCAAGGCGTTGCTCAAATGAAACTTGGCTTTGATGTTATTCTGTGCCATAAAATACAAGCCTGCCAAACGATATTCGATTTCGTTTTCTTCTGGGAAATATTCTGTCGCTTGCAATAAAGTTTGAGCAGCACTATCAAATTCGCCTAAAAACTGCAAAATATCAACCCAAAATAACCAAGTGTCTAGAGAATGATCCCCAAACTCCACCGCTTTCCGATAGCCAAATTCAGCTTCCTCAAAATGGTTCATTTGTTTGCTAATCGTGGCATATCTTTTCCAATACAACCTGTTTTGATTATCGATAGCCAGCGCTTTATTGACAAAAAACAAGGCTTTTTGGAAGTTCTTTTGGCGCACGTAAAAATCAGTAATAGCAATCCAACCTTTGTCCAAAAGTGGATCTTCGTGCACTGTTTTGTTGAAATATTTTAGAGCTTGCACTTTATTACCTAGCTTTTCATAGCATTTTCCAATTCGAAGCAAAGCATAAGAAGTGGCATCGTCTAATTCGATAGTCCTGTTGTAACTTTCGATGGCTTCTTCGTATTTTTTTAATCGTTCTAGTGCTTTGGCGCGTTCCATAAACGCACCCATAAATTCGTCGTCGATGAGTGTCGCATAATCAAAAGCGCGAATGGCACTCTCGTATTCTTTTAAGCCATAATGCAAACGACCCATTTGATGCCAAGCGATTTCGCTGTAGGGATTCTGATCGATGTATTTTGCCAAATAAGCAATAGCCTCCCGATTTTGATCTAAAAATTCGAAGCAATACACCACGTTATAAAGTGCGGATTGTTCTTCGAGATCGACTTCTAAGCATTTGATGAAGCTATCTTTGGCCATTTCTAGATTGTCCATAAAGAGGTATTCCATCCCAATCAAATTATAGACGTCGGCATAATCATCGGTATAGGTTAGCGCAATATTGAGCAATTCAACCGCTTTTTCGTGATTGTCTCTTTTAGAATAAATATTGGCTTTTTGAATGTAAATTTCCTCGTTGGTGGGTTC is part of the Flavobacterium nackdongense genome and encodes:
- a CDS encoding tetratricopeptide repeat protein; protein product: MQLSEEEEDYNLSLSKFESMLKTNKVLFFDSEEFEEIILHYLDIGKANLAKKALKLALEQHPRSTGLKLVQVEMLVYDDKLEQAEKLLNELYAIEPTNEEIYIQKANIYSKRDNHEKAVELLNIALTYTDDYADVYNLIGMEYLFMDNLEMAKDSFIKCLEVDLEEQSALYNVVYCFEFLDQNREAIAYLAKYIDQNPYSEIAWHQMGRLHYGLKEYESAIRAFDYATLIDDEFMGAFMERAKALERLKKYEEAIESYNRTIELDDATSYALLRIGKCYEKLGNKVQALKYFNKTVHEDPLLDKGWIAITDFYVRQKNFQKALFFVNKALAIDNQNRLYWKRYATISKQMNHFEEAEFGYRKAVEFGDHSLDTWLFWVDILQFLGEFDSAAQTLLQATEYFPEENEIEYRLAGLYFMAQNNIKAKFHLSNALRLNFDNYIILEDLFPVVWSRKMVQNYIAKHKK
- a CDS encoding CIA30 family protein → MNLGVNLLLAFLFFAMDPIVLVDFNKTSNSDDWNIVNDVVMGGRSNSQFGMDSDGHGRFTGAVSLENNGGFCSVQHNLVAKSLGNKKIFSIRIKGDGKQYQFRVKSNRNDYYSYVYQFQTSKQWEVIEIPISEMYASFRGNKLNIPNYDGAKIEQLAFLIANYKQESFELLIDKIEVK
- a CDS encoding murein L,D-transpeptidase catalytic domain-containing protein, translated to MKLISILVIFSTSFLGCNNPPVKNTDAKNPTINVANTRLKAKEALSFCKTKKFNEDFCILIDMSLHSGVKRFVVWDFKKNKITNSFLVGHGCGDNPWNYDFSKETPKFSNVDGSHCSSLGKYKIGARAHSDWGVNIKYFLHGLESTNSNAFKRFIVFHSWEVVSDEEIYPKGTPEGWGCPTISNNSFKIIDPLLKVSTKPVLMWIYK
- a CDS encoding shikimate dehydrogenase family protein, coding for MLDTIRKRFGLLGRNISYSFSKGYFTDKFSKDSIFEGCTYENFDIPEITAFPEIIKNTPDLKGMNVTIPYKEVVIPYLDKLSKIATEIGAVNTIKFTKKGKLKGYNTDYYGFMKSLEPLLQPHHKKALILGTGGASKGVAYALEKLGILYTFVSREAKEAVIDYDRINLTTFEHYQIIINSTPVGTSPNTDAFPLIPYEYFTDKHIAYDLIYNPAETQFLKKAKAQGAQIKNGQDMLVFQAEKAWRIWNK
- a CDS encoding Crp/Fnr family transcriptional regulator; translation: MYRFNILKKSISSIVTLTDEEFLVLCESFTLRKLAKNELFLEEGTICDYIGFVNSGILIYFQRKANCDEITIDFSFEEDWVTVNQSRLTNSKSLISIKAIETCELLVISQKRLSELYIRIPKLERLGRILMEQSFLKIAQQSIDLQLLSATDRYKKLLYHYPNILQRVPLYHIANYLGIAPKSLSRIRKQLFD